In the genome of Sebastes umbrosus isolate fSebUmb1 chromosome 14, fSebUmb1.pri, whole genome shotgun sequence, one region contains:
- the LOC119502071 gene encoding probable low-specificity L-threonine aldolase 2 isoform X2, whose amino-acid sequence MSRVFFKVLNHGVVAARGFNTGWRPRYPGPGGRAAPVRVLDLRSDAMTKPGPAMRQAMAESELGDDLLTRTDPTVDELQKIAADMFQMEAALFVPSTTMGNLIAVMAHCRERDDEMIVGDLSHLHIFEQGGSAQLAGVHATTATTLPNGTFDLEQLESKIRHGYPKSHYPRSRLICVENTHNIQGGRVLPLTFLKEVRAFADRYGLSVFMDGARVMNAAVALGVPLPTILQHTHTVSVSLSKGLGAPVGTMLAGPRDFIAQAVRCHKALGGHMLKTAMLAAAGKLSLLEMVGRLEEDHRNARTFAQALLDCDPPIFCIDMATVETNIVRFHMQPGLCPSEFCAHMAQVGEGEVAALGQGVQVRMIPFFANSIRAVWHLGISPEDTQLAIQKMQFVASQYLKEKVKA is encoded by the exons ATGAG cagagttttctttAAAGTTTTGAACCACGGTGTGGTCGCCGCGCGGGGTTTCAACACCGGATGGAGACCCAGGTACCCGGGACCGGGCGGGCGGGCGGCCCCAGTCCGGGTGTTGGACCTCCGCAGCGACGCGATGACCAAGCCCGGGCCGGCGATGAGGCAGGCCATGGCGGAAAGCGAGCTCGGAGACGACCTGTTAACCAGAACAGACCCGACTGTTGACG agtTGCAGAAAATTGCAGCTGATATGTTTCAGATGGAGGCCGCTCTGTTCGTCCCCTCTACAACCATGGGTAACCTCATCGCAG TAATGGCGCACTGCAGGGAGCGGGACGACGAGATGATAGTGGGCGATCTGTCACATTTACATATCTTTGAGCAAGGAGGGAGCGCACAG CTGGCTGGTGTCCACGCTACCACAGCGACCACTCTCCCCAACGGAACATTTGACTTGGAGCAGCTGGAATCGAAGATCCGCCACGGTTACCCCAAATCCCACTACCCCCGCTCACGCCTCATATGTGTGGagaacacacacaacatacaggGAGGCCGTGTGCTGCCTCTGACCTTCCTGAAGGAG GTTCGTGCTTTTGCGGATAGGTACGGTCTATCGGTTTTCATGGACGGAGCCAGGGTGATGAACGCTGCCGTGGCCCTTGGGGTGCCTCTACCCACCatactgcagcacacacacaccgtcagcGTGTCCCTCTCCAAG GGTTTGGGTGCCCCGGTGGGAACCATGCTGGCTGGACCCCGAGACTTCATAGCCCAGGCGGTGCGGTGCCATAAAGCCCTCGGTGGGCACATGCTGAAGACCGCTATGCTGGCGGCAGCTGGGAAACTGTCTTTACTGGAGATGGTGGGAAGACTGGAGGAGGATCACCGCAATGCAAGAACCTTTGCTCAAG CTCTGCTCGACTGCGACCCTCCTATCTTCTGTATCGACATGGCCACCGTGGAGACAAACATCGTGCGTTTCCATATGCAGCCCGGTTTATGCCCCTCTGAGTTCTGTGCCCACATGGCTCAGGTTGGCGAGGGAGAGGTGGCGGCGCTGGGACAGGGGGTACAAGTTCGCATGATCCCTTTTTTTGCAAATTCGATCCGAGCTGTGTGGCATCTTGGGATTTCCCCCGAAGACACCCAGCTGGCCATCCAGAAAATGCAATTTGTGGCTTCTCAGTACTTGAAGGAAAAAGTCAAGGCCTAG
- the LOC119502071 gene encoding probable low-specificity L-threonine aldolase 2 isoform X1 codes for MSFNTFSCSRVFFKVLNHGVVAARGFNTGWRPRYPGPGGRAAPVRVLDLRSDAMTKPGPAMRQAMAESELGDDLLTRTDPTVDELQKIAADMFQMEAALFVPSTTMGNLIAVMAHCRERDDEMIVGDLSHLHIFEQGGSAQLAGVHATTATTLPNGTFDLEQLESKIRHGYPKSHYPRSRLICVENTHNIQGGRVLPLTFLKEVRAFADRYGLSVFMDGARVMNAAVALGVPLPTILQHTHTVSVSLSKGLGAPVGTMLAGPRDFIAQAVRCHKALGGHMLKTAMLAAAGKLSLLEMVGRLEEDHRNARTFAQALLDCDPPIFCIDMATVETNIVRFHMQPGLCPSEFCAHMAQVGEGEVAALGQGVQVRMIPFFANSIRAVWHLGISPEDTQLAIQKMQFVASQYLKEKVKA; via the exons ATGTCTTTCAACACATTTtcctgcagcagagttttctttAAAGTTTTGAACCACGGTGTGGTCGCCGCGCGGGGTTTCAACACCGGATGGAGACCCAGGTACCCGGGACCGGGCGGGCGGGCGGCCCCAGTCCGGGTGTTGGACCTCCGCAGCGACGCGATGACCAAGCCCGGGCCGGCGATGAGGCAGGCCATGGCGGAAAGCGAGCTCGGAGACGACCTGTTAACCAGAACAGACCCGACTGTTGACG agtTGCAGAAAATTGCAGCTGATATGTTTCAGATGGAGGCCGCTCTGTTCGTCCCCTCTACAACCATGGGTAACCTCATCGCAG TAATGGCGCACTGCAGGGAGCGGGACGACGAGATGATAGTGGGCGATCTGTCACATTTACATATCTTTGAGCAAGGAGGGAGCGCACAG CTGGCTGGTGTCCACGCTACCACAGCGACCACTCTCCCCAACGGAACATTTGACTTGGAGCAGCTGGAATCGAAGATCCGCCACGGTTACCCCAAATCCCACTACCCCCGCTCACGCCTCATATGTGTGGagaacacacacaacatacaggGAGGCCGTGTGCTGCCTCTGACCTTCCTGAAGGAG GTTCGTGCTTTTGCGGATAGGTACGGTCTATCGGTTTTCATGGACGGAGCCAGGGTGATGAACGCTGCCGTGGCCCTTGGGGTGCCTCTACCCACCatactgcagcacacacacaccgtcagcGTGTCCCTCTCCAAG GGTTTGGGTGCCCCGGTGGGAACCATGCTGGCTGGACCCCGAGACTTCATAGCCCAGGCGGTGCGGTGCCATAAAGCCCTCGGTGGGCACATGCTGAAGACCGCTATGCTGGCGGCAGCTGGGAAACTGTCTTTACTGGAGATGGTGGGAAGACTGGAGGAGGATCACCGCAATGCAAGAACCTTTGCTCAAG CTCTGCTCGACTGCGACCCTCCTATCTTCTGTATCGACATGGCCACCGTGGAGACAAACATCGTGCGTTTCCATATGCAGCCCGGTTTATGCCCCTCTGAGTTCTGTGCCCACATGGCTCAGGTTGGCGAGGGAGAGGTGGCGGCGCTGGGACAGGGGGTACAAGTTCGCATGATCCCTTTTTTTGCAAATTCGATCCGAGCTGTGTGGCATCTTGGGATTTCCCCCGAAGACACCCAGCTGGCCATCCAGAAAATGCAATTTGTGGCTTCTCAGTACTTGAAGGAAAAAGTCAAGGCCTAG